One Glycine max cultivar Williams 82 chromosome 4, Glycine_max_v4.0, whole genome shotgun sequence DNA segment encodes these proteins:
- the LOC100785624 gene encoding nucleobase-ascorbate transporter 6 isoform X2, whose amino-acid sequence MAGGGAPAKADEPQPHPPKDQLPNISYCITSPPPWPEAILLGFQHFLVMLGTTVLIPTALVPQMGGGNNEKARVIETLLFVAGINTLLQTMFGTRLPAVIGGSYTFVPTTISIILAGRFSDEPDPIEKFKRIMRSIQGALIVASTLQIVLGFSGLWRNVARFLSPLSSVPLVSLVGFGLYELGFPGVAKCVEIGLPQLILLVFVSQYVPHVLHSGKHIFDRFAVLFTIVIVWIYAHLLTVGGAYNDAPHKTQISCRTDRAGLIDAAPWIRIPYPFQWGAPSFDAGEAFAMMMASFVSLVESSGAFIAVYRYASATPLPPSILSRGIGWQGVGILLSGLFGTVNGSSVSVENAGLLALTRVGSRRVVQISAGFMIFFSILGKFGAVFASIPPPIIAALYCLFFAYVGAGGLSFLQFCNLNSFRTKFILGFSIFIGLSVPQYFNEYTAINGYGPVHTGARWVWIRNKSPILPLIQ is encoded by the exons CTGAGGCCATACTTCTTGGTTTTCAACATTTTCTTGTGATGCTTGGCACAACTGTGTTGATTCCCACTGCTCTTGTTCCCCAGATGGGAGGTGGCAAT AATGAGAAGGCAAGAGTTATCGAAACCCTGCTTTTTGTAGCCGGTATTAACACATTGTTGCAAACAATGTTTGGAACTCGACTGCCTGCAGTAATTGGAGGGTCTTACACCTTTGTTCCAACCACAATCTCAATTATCCTTGCTGGCCGATTCAGTGATGAACCAGATCCTATAGAG AAATTCAAGAGGATAATGAGATCAATCCAAGGTGCTCTTATTGTTGCttcaactcttcaaatagtACTGGGCTTCAGTGGTCTCTGGCGTAATGTTGCAAG GTTCTTAAGTCCACTTTCGTCAGTTCCTTTGGTATCTCTTGTTGGTTTTGGGCTGTATGAGTTAGGGTTCCCTGGG GTTGCTAAATGTGTAGAGATCGGCCTGCCTCAGCTTATATTGCTAGTATTTGTTTCACAG TATGTGCCCCATGTGCTACATTCGGGGAAACATATCTTCGACCGTTTTGCCGTGTTATTTACAATTGTAATTGTGTGGATATATGCTCATCTACTTACTGTTGGAGGGGCCTATAATGATGCTCCACATAAAACTCAGATATCATGCCGCACTGATCGTGCTGGACTTATTGATGCTGCTCCTTG GATAAGAATTCCATATCCCTTTCAATGGGGAGCACCTTCATTTGATGCAGGTGAAGCCTTTGCCATGATGATGGCATCTTTTGTTTCTCTTGTAGAG TCCAGTGGAGCTTTCATTGCTGTATATAGGTATGCAAGTGCAACACCATTGCCACCATCTATTCTCAGTCGGGGTATTGGTTGGCAG GGAGTTGGCATTCTGTTATCAGGATTATTTGGAACAGTCAATGGATCCTCTGTATCTGT AGAAAATGCAGGTCTTTTGGCTTTGACACGTGTTGGAAGTAGAAGGGTGGTGCAAATCTCTGCCGgatttatgattttcttttcaattcttG GAAAATTTGGAGCAGTTTTTGCCTCTATCCCACCTCCCATTATTGCTGCCTTGTACTGCTTGTTCTTTGCTTATGTTG GTGCTGGTGGTCTTAGTTTTCTTCAGTTCTGCAACCTCAACAGTTTTAGAACAAAGTTCATTTTAGGCTTCTCAATCTTCATAGGCTTGTCTGTGCCACAGTACTTCAACGAGTACACAGCAATTAATGGCTATGGTCCAGTTCACACAGGCGCAAGATGGGTATGGATAAGGAATAAATCACCAATTTTGCCCCTAA TTCAATGA
- the LOC100785624 gene encoding nucleobase-ascorbate transporter 6 isoform X1 translates to MAGGGAPAKADEPQPHPPKDQLPNISYCITSPPPWPEAILLGFQHFLVMLGTTVLIPTALVPQMGGGNNEKARVIETLLFVAGINTLLQTMFGTRLPAVIGGSYTFVPTTISIILAGRFSDEPDPIEKFKRIMRSIQGALIVASTLQIVLGFSGLWRNVARFLSPLSSVPLVSLVGFGLYELGFPGVAKCVEIGLPQLILLVFVSQYVPHVLHSGKHIFDRFAVLFTIVIVWIYAHLLTVGGAYNDAPHKTQISCRTDRAGLIDAAPWIRIPYPFQWGAPSFDAGEAFAMMMASFVSLVESSGAFIAVYRYASATPLPPSILSRGIGWQGVGILLSGLFGTVNGSSVSVENAGLLALTRVGSRRVVQISAGFMIFFSILGKFGAVFASIPPPIIAALYCLFFAYVGAGGLSFLQFCNLNSFRTKFILGFSIFIGLSVPQYFNEYTAINGYGPVHTGARWFNDIINVPFQSKPFVAGVVAYFLDNTLFKRAADIRKDRGKHWWDKYKSFKGDTRSEEFYSLPFNLNKYFPSV, encoded by the exons CTGAGGCCATACTTCTTGGTTTTCAACATTTTCTTGTGATGCTTGGCACAACTGTGTTGATTCCCACTGCTCTTGTTCCCCAGATGGGAGGTGGCAAT AATGAGAAGGCAAGAGTTATCGAAACCCTGCTTTTTGTAGCCGGTATTAACACATTGTTGCAAACAATGTTTGGAACTCGACTGCCTGCAGTAATTGGAGGGTCTTACACCTTTGTTCCAACCACAATCTCAATTATCCTTGCTGGCCGATTCAGTGATGAACCAGATCCTATAGAG AAATTCAAGAGGATAATGAGATCAATCCAAGGTGCTCTTATTGTTGCttcaactcttcaaatagtACTGGGCTTCAGTGGTCTCTGGCGTAATGTTGCAAG GTTCTTAAGTCCACTTTCGTCAGTTCCTTTGGTATCTCTTGTTGGTTTTGGGCTGTATGAGTTAGGGTTCCCTGGG GTTGCTAAATGTGTAGAGATCGGCCTGCCTCAGCTTATATTGCTAGTATTTGTTTCACAG TATGTGCCCCATGTGCTACATTCGGGGAAACATATCTTCGACCGTTTTGCCGTGTTATTTACAATTGTAATTGTGTGGATATATGCTCATCTACTTACTGTTGGAGGGGCCTATAATGATGCTCCACATAAAACTCAGATATCATGCCGCACTGATCGTGCTGGACTTATTGATGCTGCTCCTTG GATAAGAATTCCATATCCCTTTCAATGGGGAGCACCTTCATTTGATGCAGGTGAAGCCTTTGCCATGATGATGGCATCTTTTGTTTCTCTTGTAGAG TCCAGTGGAGCTTTCATTGCTGTATATAGGTATGCAAGTGCAACACCATTGCCACCATCTATTCTCAGTCGGGGTATTGGTTGGCAG GGAGTTGGCATTCTGTTATCAGGATTATTTGGAACAGTCAATGGATCCTCTGTATCTGT AGAAAATGCAGGTCTTTTGGCTTTGACACGTGTTGGAAGTAGAAGGGTGGTGCAAATCTCTGCCGgatttatgattttcttttcaattcttG GAAAATTTGGAGCAGTTTTTGCCTCTATCCCACCTCCCATTATTGCTGCCTTGTACTGCTTGTTCTTTGCTTATGTTG GTGCTGGTGGTCTTAGTTTTCTTCAGTTCTGCAACCTCAACAGTTTTAGAACAAAGTTCATTTTAGGCTTCTCAATCTTCATAGGCTTGTCTGTGCCACAGTACTTCAACGAGTACACAGCAATTAATGGCTATGGTCCAGTTCACACAGGCGCAAGATGG TTCAATGATATAATCAACGTCCCATTCCAATCAAAACCATTTGTTGCGGGTGTTGTGGCATATTTTCTAGACAACACTTTGTTTAAGAGAGCAGCTGATATTAGGAAGGACAGAGGTAAACATTGGTGGGACAAGTACAAGTCCTTCAAGGGTGACACAAGAAGTGAGGAGTTCTATTCACTTCCTTTCAATCTAAACAAGTACTTTCCCTCTGTTTAA